A single Pangasianodon hypophthalmus isolate fPanHyp1 chromosome 27, fPanHyp1.pri, whole genome shotgun sequence DNA region contains:
- the LOC113531408 gene encoding transmembrane protein 47: MSVNEVYACARPFKLIALLCVFLALCLDVAALVSPAWVTAEGYALSLWESCSDNGAAWTCASTLTSDWQIATLVLLLSGASVTLLSFLVAVISLCRGTNRKHYRTVAVFLFAAVVLQTCALVLYPIKFIEYKMLQTYHEFNWGYGLGWGATIFMLGGGILLCLRTDMYEDGMY; the protein is encoded by the exons ATGTCCGTGAACGAGGTGTACGCGTGCGCGCGGCCGTTCAAGCTGATCGCGCTGCTCTGCGTGTTCCTCGCGCTGTGTTTGGACGTCGCGGCGCTCGTGAGTCCCGCGTGGGTGACGGCGGAAGGCTACGCGCTGTCCCTGTGGGAGTCCTGCAGCGACAACGGGGCCGCGTGGACCTGCGCGTCCACCCTCACATCCG attGGCAGATCGCTACGTTGGTGTTGTTGTTATCTGGAGCGTCGGTCACGCTGTTGTCGTTTCTCGTTGCTGTGATTTCACTGTGCAGAGGAACAAACAGGAAGCACTACCGCACCGTCGCTGTGTTTCTCTTCGcagcag tgGTCCTCCAGACGTGTGCTCTCGTTCTTTATCCAATCAAATTTATCGAGTATAAAATGCTGCAGACGTACCACGAGTTTAATTGGGGTTACGGACTCGGATGGGGAGCTACCATCTTCATGCTGGGCGGGGGGATCCTGCTCTGCCTCCGGACGGACATGTACGAAGATGGAATGTACTGA